The following are encoded together in the Kribbella sp. CA-293567 genome:
- the cysC gene encoding adenylyl-sulfate kinase — protein MESPSRDNAAEATGPVPGCTVWLTGLPSAGKSTVAEGVSDALRARNRAVQVLDGDQVRHQLGDLPFDRAGRDLNVRRIGWLAAMLARHGVTVLVAAIAPYRDTRDSVRALHQREALPFVEVHVAAPLKVCADRDVKGLYAKQRAGVISKLSGVDDPYEEPLTPDLILRTDLEDSTRSVNAVMASLAERGLI, from the coding sequence ATGGAGAGTCCGTCACGGGACAACGCCGCGGAAGCCACTGGGCCGGTACCGGGCTGCACGGTGTGGCTGACCGGTCTGCCGAGTGCCGGCAAATCGACGGTCGCCGAAGGAGTTTCTGACGCTCTTCGGGCGAGGAACCGAGCGGTCCAGGTGCTCGACGGCGATCAGGTACGCCACCAGCTCGGCGACCTCCCGTTCGATCGGGCCGGCCGCGACCTCAACGTCCGCCGCATCGGCTGGCTGGCCGCGATGCTCGCGCGCCACGGCGTCACGGTGCTGGTCGCCGCGATCGCCCCGTACCGCGACACCCGGGACTCCGTCCGCGCTCTGCATCAGAGGGAAGCCCTGCCGTTCGTCGAGGTCCATGTCGCCGCTCCGCTGAAGGTATGCGCCGATCGCGATGTGAAGGGCCTGTACGCGAAGCAGCGAGCAGGCGTGATCAGCAAACTCAGCGGAGTCGACGATCCGTACGAGGAGCCGCTGACTCCCGACCTCATCCTGCGGACCGACCTCGAGGACAGCACCCGATCAGTGAACGCCGTCATGGCCTCGCTCGCAGAGCGGGGACTGATCTGA
- a CDS encoding class I SAM-dependent methyltransferase, with protein MEEHAVDLDWSLGQYEPTGESLLPISEIVVAMSEPLAGKRVVDLGCGTGNAALLAAARGAVATGVDPAARLVEVARKRAVERGLQAEFLAGDAAAIPVEDGTADVLLSIFAVIFAPDADAAIAEMARVTAPGGVIRLTSWVPGGSMMTINTVAGRFMAEVFGSGPTPDPEAPKPLAWHDEPALREAFAKHGLEVEVEQRSMHLTASSPEEYLTKSGQHPMAVSAAQALATRPDSAQLEADLAGRLLTAVREINEDPTAFQVSNNYAIVTARHG; from the coding sequence ATGGAGGAACACGCTGTGGATCTGGACTGGAGCTTGGGACAGTACGAGCCGACGGGAGAGTCGCTGCTGCCGATCTCCGAGATCGTCGTGGCGATGTCAGAGCCGCTGGCGGGGAAGCGGGTCGTCGACCTGGGATGCGGGACCGGGAACGCCGCGCTGCTGGCCGCTGCGCGAGGCGCCGTCGCGACCGGTGTCGACCCGGCCGCGCGGTTGGTGGAGGTCGCGCGGAAGCGGGCTGTCGAGCGCGGGCTGCAGGCGGAGTTCCTGGCCGGCGACGCGGCCGCGATCCCGGTCGAGGACGGTACTGCCGACGTGCTGCTGTCGATCTTCGCGGTGATCTTCGCGCCGGACGCCGATGCGGCGATCGCGGAGATGGCGCGGGTGACGGCCCCCGGCGGGGTGATCCGGCTGACCTCCTGGGTGCCTGGCGGATCGATGATGACGATCAACACCGTGGCCGGACGCTTCATGGCCGAGGTCTTCGGGAGTGGGCCGACTCCGGACCCCGAGGCGCCCAAGCCGCTTGCGTGGCACGACGAGCCGGCGCTGCGCGAGGCCTTCGCGAAGCACGGACTCGAGGTTGAGGTCGAGCAGCGCTCGATGCACCTGACGGCCAGTTCTCCGGAGGAGTATCTGACGAAGTCGGGGCAGCACCCGATGGCCGTGAGCGCGGCGCAAGCGCTGGCAACCCGACCCGACAGTGCCCAGTTGGAAGCCGACCTCGCGGGGCGCCTGCTCACCGCAGTACGGGAGATCAACGAAGACCCAACTGCCTTCCAAGTCTCCAACAACTACGCCATCGTGACCGCCCGCCACGGCTGA
- the cysD gene encoding sulfate adenylyltransferase subunit CysD — translation MQTREEAPGSVRLGHTQVLESESIFVFREVAAEFERPVILFSGGKDSIVMLHLARKAFAPAPVPFTLLHVDTGHNFTEVLDYRDQTVAALGLRLEVAKVEDYLADGRLRERSDGTRNQLQTIPLLDAINGHRFDAVFGGGRRDEERARAKERIYSLRDEFGQWDPRNQRPELWSLYNGKHKPGEHVRVFPLSNWTELDIWNYIAREQIPLPSIYYAHERDVFERDGMLLAVGPYSQPRTGETAGKRLVRYRTVGDMSCTGAVTSTATSAEQVVIEVAASEITERGATRADDRASEAAMEDRKREGYF, via the coding sequence ATGCAGACGCGCGAAGAAGCGCCAGGCAGCGTTCGGCTCGGCCATACCCAGGTGCTCGAGAGCGAGTCGATCTTCGTTTTCCGTGAGGTGGCGGCGGAGTTCGAGCGGCCGGTGATCCTGTTCTCGGGCGGCAAGGACTCGATCGTGATGCTGCACCTGGCCCGCAAGGCGTTCGCGCCGGCGCCGGTACCGTTCACGTTGCTGCACGTCGACACCGGTCACAACTTCACCGAGGTCCTCGACTACCGCGACCAGACCGTCGCTGCTCTCGGGCTGCGGCTCGAGGTCGCGAAGGTCGAGGACTACCTGGCCGACGGCCGGCTCAGAGAGCGCTCCGACGGCACCCGCAACCAGCTCCAGACCATTCCGTTGCTCGACGCAATCAACGGGCACCGGTTCGACGCCGTCTTCGGCGGCGGCCGCCGCGACGAGGAACGCGCTCGCGCCAAGGAACGGATCTACAGCCTCCGCGACGAGTTCGGCCAGTGGGACCCGCGCAACCAGCGACCCGAACTGTGGTCGCTCTACAACGGCAAACACAAACCGGGCGAACACGTCCGGGTGTTCCCGCTGTCGAACTGGACCGAGCTGGACATCTGGAACTACATCGCCCGCGAACAGATCCCGCTGCCGAGCATCTACTACGCCCACGAACGCGACGTGTTCGAACGCGACGGCATGCTGCTTGCCGTCGGCCCCTACTCCCAACCACGCACCGGCGAAACCGCCGGGAAAAGGCTGGTCCGCTACCGGACCGTCGGCGACATGTCCTGCACCGGCGCCGTCACCTCGACCGCCACATCGGCCGAACAAGTCGTGATCGAGGTCGCCGCCAGCGAGATCACCGAACGCGGCGCCACCAGAGCCGACGACCGGGCCAGCGAGGCCGCCATGGAAGACCGCAAACGAGAGGGGTACTTCTGA
- a CDS encoding MFS transporter: protein MSIDIAAPSRSARAARVATWTYFGLNGFAVGMWVVHIPNVEHATGISHSTLGFLLLILGGAAFVGMQVAGPLADRVGQRRLVPTAGVLLGISLFGPGLADSWWTLGLALLAVGFGNGSIDVAMNSQAVVVERAYPRPIMAAFHAMWSIGGAFAALIGASTLKAGVSTAVSLSVSGAVVIVVSLAVSRLLLEPEPAPEPAVDEPARVAPPTKLVWQLGALAFALMLAEGVANDWAALQFRDVLDTSTSTAAYAYGAFAVAMTIGRFATDRVAAVVGPAAIVRYGALLAAIGLTTVIVVPWVPVSLIGWAIFGLGLSGGVPQLFTAAGNLDPRASGALMAKVVGLGYVGLLAGPAVIGALAHFMPLNLAFILPVVLCLITVASASVMKR from the coding sequence TTGAGCATCGACATCGCCGCGCCCTCCCGCTCGGCCCGCGCGGCCCGGGTGGCCACCTGGACGTACTTCGGCCTGAACGGTTTCGCGGTCGGCATGTGGGTCGTGCACATCCCGAACGTCGAGCACGCGACCGGCATCTCGCACAGCACCCTCGGCTTCCTGCTGCTCATCCTGGGCGGCGCGGCCTTCGTCGGCATGCAGGTGGCCGGGCCGCTGGCCGACCGGGTCGGTCAGCGGCGGCTGGTGCCCACGGCCGGTGTCCTGCTCGGCATCTCGTTGTTCGGTCCGGGCCTGGCCGACAGCTGGTGGACGCTCGGACTCGCATTGCTCGCGGTCGGCTTCGGCAACGGGTCGATCGACGTCGCGATGAACTCGCAGGCGGTGGTCGTCGAGCGCGCGTACCCGCGGCCCATCATGGCTGCCTTCCACGCCATGTGGTCGATCGGTGGCGCGTTCGCGGCGTTGATCGGAGCGTCGACCTTGAAGGCCGGAGTGTCGACGGCTGTGTCGCTGAGCGTCTCCGGCGCGGTGGTCATCGTGGTCTCGCTGGCCGTGAGCCGCCTGTTGCTGGAGCCGGAGCCCGCGCCCGAGCCGGCCGTGGATGAGCCGGCGCGAGTCGCGCCGCCCACGAAGCTGGTCTGGCAACTCGGTGCGCTGGCCTTCGCGCTCATGCTGGCCGAGGGCGTGGCGAACGACTGGGCCGCACTGCAGTTCCGGGATGTGCTCGACACCTCGACCAGCACCGCGGCGTACGCGTACGGCGCATTCGCCGTCGCCATGACGATCGGGCGGTTCGCCACTGATCGAGTGGCGGCGGTCGTCGGGCCGGCGGCCATCGTCCGGTACGGCGCGCTGCTGGCCGCGATCGGTCTGACCACGGTCATCGTGGTGCCGTGGGTGCCGGTGTCCCTGATCGGCTGGGCCATCTTCGGCCTCGGCCTGTCGGGCGGCGTACCGCAGCTCTTCACCGCCGCCGGGAACCTCGATCCGCGAGCTTCCGGCGCCCTGATGGCGAAGGTGGTCGGCCTCGGGTACGTCGGCCTGCTGGCCGGCCCCGCCGTGATCGGCGCCCTGGCTCACTTCATGCCGCTGAACCTCGCCTTCATCCTCCCCGTCGTCCTCTGCCTGATCACCGTCGCCTCGGCCTCGGTGATGAAGCGTTAG
- a CDS encoding MerR family transcriptional regulator → MMNIGEFARLGGVTTRMLRHYDALGLLVPDHVDPHTSRRSYAVAQLTVLNRLLALKGLGFRLDELGPLLHDGIISAELTGMLRLREAELERQVRHNRHTLDRVQARLRLIEQEPRMNVDTKHLEPVTLAALSADALDASREQTGSVVQTLFEQVILQMEAAGADRTTPIAHYQPHPAAEPASHPELAPYSAPAPDHEADHDGNTLIRTGAMADSDADEPAIQITAGYALTGPQVPGLHTRILPATDVATVIHHGPMNTISTAYQQLARWAESTGRQTAPFTWREHYLEAPGEDQSHWIVEVQLELP, encoded by the coding sequence ATGATGAACATCGGAGAATTCGCCCGCCTCGGCGGCGTCACGACGCGCATGCTGCGTCACTACGACGCCCTCGGTCTGCTGGTCCCCGACCACGTCGACCCTCACACCAGCCGCCGCTCGTACGCCGTCGCGCAACTGACCGTCCTCAACCGGTTGCTCGCACTCAAAGGCCTCGGCTTCCGCCTGGACGAGCTCGGCCCACTCCTCCACGACGGCATCATCTCGGCCGAACTCACCGGCATGCTGCGCCTGCGCGAAGCCGAACTGGAACGCCAGGTGCGCCACAACCGCCACACCCTCGACCGAGTCCAGGCGAGACTCCGACTGATCGAACAGGAACCTCGAATGAACGTCGACACCAAACACCTCGAACCCGTCACCCTCGCCGCCCTCTCAGCAGACGCCCTGGACGCCAGCCGCGAACAGACCGGCAGCGTCGTCCAAACGCTGTTCGAGCAGGTCATCCTCCAGATGGAAGCAGCCGGCGCGGACCGCACAACCCCGATCGCCCACTACCAGCCCCACCCCGCAGCCGAGCCCGCCTCCCATCCCGAGCTGGCCCCATACTCGGCCCCGGCCCCCGACCACGAGGCCGACCACGACGGCAACACGCTGATCCGGACCGGCGCGATGGCCGACAGCGATGCCGACGAGCCAGCCATCCAAATCACCGCCGGCTACGCCCTCACCGGCCCCCAAGTCCCCGGACTCCACACCCGGATCCTCCCAGCCACCGACGTAGCCACCGTCATCCACCACGGCCCCATGAACACCATCTCCACCGCCTACCAACAGCTAGCCCGCTGGGCCGAATCCACCGGCCGCCAGACCGCACCCTTCACCTGGCGCGAGCACTACCTGGAGGCCCCCGGCGAAGACCAGTCCCACTGGATCGTCGAAGTCCAACTAGAACTCCCCTGA
- a CDS encoding MFS transporter, which yields MNELRQARYAVAAVFCVHGAVTGSFATRVPWIQDHASVSAGQLGLALAFPAIGASLSMPLAARISHRLGSRTALRGLIALWTLALVLPSLAPNLLTLCAALFVYGATAGMADVVMNALGVEVERRLGRSIMSGLHGMWSVGALIGSGLGTIAAHLELSAQVHHAVAAAVLTLAGVAACRWVLNLHPTEDEVAPPRFALPPKSAWLIGAVGFCAVFAEGASLDWSAVYLRDVLTTSDGVAAAATTGFALTMAVARIAGDAVVDRWGAVPTVRVSGAIATLGGVLVVLANHPLVAMAGFGLLGLGIAVVVPLAFAAAGRAGPNPSQAIAGVATVTYTSGLIAPSIIGGIAQASNLTISFILVTVLTLGIAAFAAVLRPAPAH from the coding sequence ATGAACGAACTCCGCCAGGCCCGGTACGCCGTGGCTGCGGTCTTCTGCGTGCACGGCGCGGTGACGGGATCCTTCGCGACCAGGGTGCCGTGGATCCAGGACCACGCGTCGGTCAGTGCCGGGCAGCTGGGCCTGGCGCTCGCCTTCCCGGCGATCGGCGCCTCCCTGTCGATGCCGCTCGCCGCGCGGATCAGCCATCGTCTCGGCAGCCGCACCGCACTCCGTGGGCTGATCGCGCTGTGGACGCTGGCCCTCGTGCTCCCCTCCCTCGCCCCCAACCTGCTGACCTTGTGCGCGGCGCTGTTCGTGTACGGCGCGACGGCCGGCATGGCAGACGTGGTGATGAACGCTCTCGGCGTCGAGGTCGAGCGCCGGCTCGGCAGATCGATCATGTCCGGCCTGCACGGCATGTGGAGCGTCGGAGCGCTGATCGGCTCCGGCCTCGGCACGATCGCCGCGCATCTGGAACTGAGTGCGCAGGTGCACCACGCGGTCGCGGCCGCAGTACTGACTCTGGCTGGAGTCGCTGCCTGCCGGTGGGTGCTCAACCTGCATCCCACCGAGGACGAGGTGGCCCCACCCCGCTTCGCCCTGCCCCCGAAGTCAGCCTGGTTGATCGGCGCCGTCGGCTTCTGCGCGGTCTTCGCCGAAGGCGCAAGCCTTGACTGGTCCGCGGTCTACCTGCGCGATGTCCTGACCACGTCGGACGGGGTGGCCGCGGCCGCCACCACCGGCTTCGCCTTGACCATGGCCGTGGCCCGGATCGCCGGCGACGCAGTAGTCGACCGCTGGGGCGCAGTACCCACTGTGCGAGTCAGCGGCGCAATCGCGACCCTGGGCGGCGTACTAGTGGTTCTTGCGAACCACCCACTGGTCGCTATGGCCGGCTTCGGCCTGCTCGGGCTCGGCATCGCGGTAGTCGTGCCGCTAGCTTTCGCAGCCGCAGGCCGCGCCGGCCCCAACCCCAGCCAGGCGATCGCCGGCGTCGCCACCGTCACCTACACGTCCGGCTTGATCGCTCCGTCGATCATCGGCGGCATAGCCCAAGCCAGCAACCTCACCATCTCGTTCATCCTGGTCACCGTGCTCACCCTCGGCATCGCCGCCTTCGCAGCAGTACTACGCCCAGCGCCGGCCCACTGA
- a CDS encoding sugar phosphate isomerase/epimerase family protein has protein sequence MPRPITLFTGQWADLPFEEVCTLASSWGYDGVEIACSGDHFDVQQAIDDPDYIAGRKEILERHGLQVFAISNHLVGQAICDDPIDFRHEAILPSRVWGDGDPEGVRQRAAEDMKNTARAAAKLGVKTVIGFTGSSIWQYVAMFPPVPAERIAAGYQDFADRWNPILDVFDEVGVRFAHEVHPSEIAYDYWTTTLTLEAIGHREAFGLNWDPSHMVWQDIDPAAFLWDFKDRIYHVDCKDTRMRVGGGRNGRLGSHLPWGDPRRGWDFYSTGHGDVNWEDCFRVLNSIGYEGPISVEWEDAGMERKVGAAEAVDVIRKLAFDKPEGSFDDAFATDK, from the coding sequence ATGCCACGCCCGATCACCCTGTTCACCGGTCAGTGGGCCGACCTGCCCTTCGAAGAGGTCTGCACCCTCGCCTCGTCCTGGGGCTACGACGGTGTCGAGATCGCCTGCTCCGGCGACCACTTCGACGTCCAGCAAGCCATTGACGACCCGGACTACATCGCCGGCCGCAAGGAGATCCTCGAGCGGCACGGCCTGCAGGTCTTCGCCATCTCCAACCACCTGGTCGGGCAGGCGATCTGCGACGACCCGATCGACTTCCGGCACGAGGCGATCCTGCCGTCGCGGGTGTGGGGCGACGGTGATCCCGAGGGCGTCCGGCAGCGCGCGGCCGAGGACATGAAGAACACCGCACGAGCAGCCGCGAAGCTGGGCGTGAAGACGGTGATCGGCTTCACCGGCTCGTCGATCTGGCAGTACGTCGCGATGTTCCCGCCGGTTCCGGCCGAGCGGATCGCCGCGGGATACCAGGACTTCGCCGACCGGTGGAACCCGATCCTCGACGTCTTCGACGAGGTCGGTGTGCGGTTCGCGCACGAGGTGCACCCGTCGGAGATCGCCTACGACTACTGGACCACGACCCTGACCCTGGAAGCGATCGGGCACCGCGAGGCGTTCGGGCTGAACTGGGACCCGAGCCACATGGTCTGGCAGGACATCGACCCCGCCGCGTTCCTGTGGGACTTCAAGGACCGGATCTACCACGTCGACTGCAAGGACACCCGGATGCGGGTGGGGGGCGGACGCAACGGCCGCCTCGGCTCACACCTGCCGTGGGGCGACCCCCGCCGCGGCTGGGACTTCTACTCGACCGGCCACGGCGACGTGAACTGGGAAGACTGCTTCCGCGTCCTGAACTCCATCGGCTACGAGGGCCCGATCTCGGTCGAGTGGGAAGACGCCGGAATGGAGCGCAAGGTCGGCGCCGCCGAAGCAGTCGACGTCATCCGCAAACTCGCCTTCGACAAGCCCGAAGGCTCGTTCGACGACGCCTTCGCCACGGACAAGTAA
- a CDS encoding sulfate adenylyltransferase subunit 1, which yields MSTPIQRQLLRLATAGSVDDGKSTLVGRLLHDCKAILADQIAHVQHVSSSRGTGDFDFALLTDGLRAEREQGITIDVAYRYFATEKRSFILADCPGHVQYTRNTVTGASTADVVIILVDARHGVLEQTRRHLAVAGLLRVPHVVLAVNKIDLVGYDEAVFKGIAKDVSQLANQLNISDVQAIPVSALVGDNIVERSPATAWYNGPTLLDYLESATGRDDTSSRPLRFPVQYVIRPQTDDQYRDYRGYTGTVASGTVSVGDEVIVLPAGRRTSVSGIDRAVISATGTAVAERPSAVAGEAVTVRLADDLDVARGSVIVSADSSPGTRRELLATVCWLSDRPLTVGARLLIKHTTTTAQAIVTKINGALDLDTLGVIDATGLELNDIGKVQLKIAAPLAADPYSSNNITGSFLLIDAHDGWTLAAGMIDDEEGELL from the coding sequence ATGAGCACCCCGATCCAGCGGCAACTGCTCCGGCTGGCCACCGCCGGCTCCGTCGACGACGGCAAGTCCACCCTGGTCGGGCGGCTGCTGCACGACTGCAAAGCGATCCTCGCCGACCAGATCGCGCACGTCCAGCACGTCTCCTCCAGCCGCGGCACCGGCGACTTCGACTTCGCTCTGCTCACCGACGGCCTGCGCGCCGAACGCGAACAAGGCATCACCATCGACGTCGCCTACCGGTACTTCGCCACCGAGAAGCGCTCCTTCATCCTGGCCGACTGCCCCGGCCACGTGCAGTACACCCGCAACACCGTCACCGGCGCCTCCACCGCCGACGTCGTCATCATCCTGGTCGACGCACGGCACGGAGTACTGGAACAGACCCGGCGCCACCTCGCCGTGGCCGGCCTGCTCCGGGTGCCGCACGTCGTCCTCGCGGTCAACAAGATCGACCTCGTCGGCTACGACGAAGCCGTCTTCAAAGGCATCGCCAAGGACGTCTCACAACTGGCCAACCAGCTCAACATCAGCGACGTCCAGGCCATCCCGGTCTCCGCGCTCGTCGGCGACAACATCGTGGAGCGCTCTCCGGCCACCGCCTGGTACAACGGACCGACCCTGCTCGACTACCTGGAAAGCGCAACCGGCCGCGACGACACCTCCAGCCGGCCACTGCGCTTCCCCGTCCAATACGTCATCCGCCCCCAAACCGACGACCAGTACCGCGACTACCGCGGCTACACCGGCACCGTTGCCTCCGGCACCGTTTCTGTCGGCGACGAGGTCATTGTGCTACCGGCCGGCCGGCGTACCTCGGTCTCCGGCATCGACCGCGCCGTCATCAGCGCTACCGGTACGGCGGTCGCGGAGCGGCCCTCTGCGGTCGCCGGTGAAGCCGTCACCGTCCGGCTCGCCGACGACCTCGACGTCGCCCGCGGATCGGTCATCGTCTCGGCCGACTCCTCCCCCGGCACCCGCCGGGAACTCCTCGCCACCGTGTGCTGGCTGTCGGACCGCCCACTGACCGTGGGCGCCCGGCTGCTGATCAAGCACACCACCACCACTGCCCAGGCGATCGTCACCAAGATCAACGGTGCGCTCGATCTGGACACGCTCGGAGTCATCGACGCCACCGGGCTCGAACTGAACGACATCGGCAAGGTGCAGCTCAAGATCGCCGCACCACTGGCCGCTGACCCGTACTCCAGCAACAACATCACCGGATCATTCCTGCTGATCGACGCCCACGACGGATGGACCCTCGCGGCAGGAATGATCGACGACGAAGAAGGGGAACTGCTGTGA
- a CDS encoding DeoR/GlpR family DNA-binding transcription regulator, translating into MKSTERQRVIVERLMAAPRVGVAELVTATGASDMTVRRDLDYLAAQGVLKRVHGGAVAAMPSGVEPPFAARATADLGPKRAIARAAVAHLKDGETIVLDSGTTALEVAKLLRDRAVTVMPLSLQVAQELIDAPRVRLLLPGGEPRAGELALVGPLTLASLRALRFDVAVLSPCAFSLDAGMTAFDLGDAEVKQQAMAVATRSMVLADGAKWDRSALAYICPADRPELIITDSTAPEETRTLLAQRGVLVEVAEPTLEGLS; encoded by the coding sequence GTGAAGAGTACGGAACGGCAGCGGGTCATCGTCGAGCGCCTGATGGCTGCTCCGAGGGTCGGTGTCGCCGAGCTGGTGACCGCGACCGGAGCGTCGGACATGACCGTACGGCGCGACCTCGACTACCTCGCCGCGCAGGGCGTGCTCAAGCGCGTCCATGGTGGCGCGGTCGCCGCGATGCCGAGCGGGGTCGAACCGCCCTTCGCTGCTCGGGCGACAGCGGATCTGGGCCCGAAGCGGGCCATCGCGCGGGCCGCGGTCGCCCATCTGAAGGACGGCGAGACGATCGTGCTGGACAGCGGTACGACGGCCCTCGAGGTCGCCAAGCTGCTCCGCGATCGGGCCGTCACGGTGATGCCGCTGTCGCTGCAGGTCGCCCAGGAGCTCATCGACGCGCCGCGGGTGCGGTTGCTCCTGCCGGGCGGGGAGCCGCGCGCCGGGGAACTGGCGCTGGTCGGGCCGCTCACGCTGGCTTCGCTGCGGGCGTTGCGGTTCGACGTCGCGGTGCTCAGTCCGTGCGCGTTCAGCCTCGACGCGGGGATGACCGCGTTCGACCTCGGGGATGCCGAGGTCAAGCAGCAGGCGATGGCGGTGGCGACCCGGTCGATGGTCCTCGCCGACGGCGCCAAGTGGGACCGCTCGGCGCTGGCGTACATCTGTCCGGCCGATCGACCCGAGCTGATCATCACCGATTCCACCGCGCCCGAGGAGACCCGCACGCTGCTCGCGCAGCGCGGAGTACTGGTCGAGGTCGCGGAACCAACCCTGGAAGGGCTCTCTTGA